The Candidatus Accumulibacter similis genome has a segment encoding these proteins:
- a CDS encoding cation transporter, with the protein MNQGAPRRASLTRYAWLSIAAATLTIALKGVAWWLTGSVGLLSDAIESFVNLAGALMALWMLTLAALPADDEYAYGYSKAEYFSSAFEGFLILLAALSIGYAALVRLLDPQPLAEVGVGLMVSLLASAINLATARILLRVGREHDSISLEADAQHLMTDVWTSAGVIAGVALVWLSDWLWLDPAIALVVAANIVWTAFQLMRRSLSGLLDVSLPPPELARIEALLAVHRAQGLAFHALRTRRAGSRSFVSLHVLVPGQWTVQQGHDRVERIEDEIRGLLPQAHVTTHLEPLEDPLSMSDQDLERRPRRDIASP; encoded by the coding sequence ATGAACCAAGGCGCCCCGCGCAGGGCATCGCTGACACGTTATGCCTGGTTGTCGATCGCCGCGGCGACGCTGACGATCGCCCTCAAGGGTGTGGCTTGGTGGCTGACCGGATCGGTCGGTCTGCTCTCCGATGCCATCGAATCCTTCGTCAACCTTGCCGGTGCGCTGATGGCGCTGTGGATGCTGACCCTGGCGGCGCTTCCGGCCGATGATGAGTACGCTTACGGATACAGCAAGGCCGAGTATTTCTCGAGTGCCTTCGAGGGCTTCCTGATTCTGCTGGCGGCGCTCAGCATCGGCTATGCCGCGCTCGTCCGGTTGCTCGACCCGCAGCCGCTCGCAGAGGTGGGTGTCGGGCTGATGGTTTCTCTGCTGGCCTCGGCCATCAATTTGGCGACGGCCCGCATCCTGCTGCGCGTCGGTCGCGAGCACGATTCGATCAGCCTCGAGGCCGACGCACAGCACCTCATGACCGACGTGTGGACCTCGGCGGGAGTGATCGCCGGTGTCGCGCTCGTCTGGCTCAGCGACTGGCTCTGGCTCGATCCGGCGATCGCGCTCGTCGTTGCAGCAAACATCGTGTGGACCGCCTTCCAGCTGATGCGGCGGTCGCTCTCCGGTCTCCTCGACGTGTCGCTGCCGCCCCCGGAGCTGGCACGGATCGAAGCCCTGCTGGCAGTGCATCGGGCGCAGGGCCTCGCCTTTCATGCGCTGCGGACCCGCCGTGCAGGCAGCCGCAGCTTTGTCAGCCTGCACGTCCTCGTTCCCGGGCAGTGGACGGTGCAGCAGGGCCACGACCGGGTCGAGCGCATCGAGGACGAGATCCGCGGGCTTCTGCCGCAGGCACACGTGACGACCCACCTGGAACCGCTCGAGGACCCGCTGTCGATGAGCGATCAGGACCTCGAGCGGCGGCCGCGGCGCGACATCGCGTCGCCCTGA
- a CDS encoding DnaJ domain-containing protein: MTTCEDPFVVLGVAQEASREDIRSAYRRLAMRWHPDRNPSPAAAAEFKRLHAAYELLLDDERLAAWRAACHGAAADGAAVGDDLVQSLTLTLEQAAAGCHRTVELLHRVRCSSCAGSGRVQHSHSVPCPACSGCGRVVRTGGRTARCDTCGGHGYLRETACTNCAGSGWRNEPRTLEVTVPPALVGGERLRLARQAPLSPGDERRVAGDLYLEINLAAHELFVLDGLDLHCRVPVSIFRLLCGGRIEVPTLNGTTWIELPPWSPTAGDHRLAGLGFPGKGERAAGDLVLHPQGVQPQLAAREDCQLLELLDWRLAADLEQRAPLLADWQQQLRARREGPVV; the protein is encoded by the coding sequence ATGACCACCTGCGAGGATCCTTTCGTCGTTCTCGGCGTTGCCCAGGAGGCATCACGCGAGGACATCAGGAGCGCCTACCGCCGGCTGGCGATGCGCTGGCATCCGGACCGCAACCCATCGCCGGCTGCTGCTGCCGAGTTCAAGCGACTCCATGCAGCCTACGAGTTGCTGCTCGACGACGAGCGCCTGGCCGCGTGGCGCGCGGCTTGCCACGGCGCCGCGGCGGATGGCGCGGCGGTCGGCGACGATCTCGTGCAGTCGTTGACGCTGACTCTCGAACAGGCAGCAGCGGGTTGCCACCGCACCGTCGAGCTGCTGCATCGCGTTCGCTGCAGCAGTTGTGCCGGCAGCGGCCGTGTGCAACACAGCCATTCGGTACCATGTCCTGCCTGCAGCGGTTGCGGCAGGGTCGTGCGCACCGGCGGCAGGACCGCTCGCTGCGACACCTGCGGGGGCCATGGCTACCTGCGCGAGACCGCTTGCACGAATTGTGCCGGCAGCGGCTGGCGGAACGAGCCGCGCACGCTCGAAGTGACCGTTCCACCGGCATTGGTCGGCGGCGAGCGCCTGCGCCTGGCGCGGCAGGCACCACTGTCACCGGGAGACGAGCGCAGGGTCGCCGGCGATCTCTACCTCGAGATCAACCTGGCTGCGCATGAACTGTTCGTCCTCGACGGGCTGGATCTGCACTGCCGGGTTCCGGTGAGCATCTTTCGCCTTCTGTGCGGCGGTCGCATCGAAGTCCCGACGCTGAACGGCACGACATGGATCGAGCTGCCGCCGTGGTCACCGACTGCCGGCGATCATCGCCTGGCTGGCCTGGGTTTCCCTGGCAAGGGGGAGCGTGCCGCTGGCGATCTGGTGCTGCACCCGCAGGGCGTCCAGCCACAGCTTGCCGCGCGCGAGGACTGCCAACTTCTCGAACTGCTCGACTGGCGACTCGCCGCGGACCTCGAGCAGCGCGCGCCGCTGCTGGCCGACTGGCAGCAGCAGCTGCGCGCGCGCCGGGAGGGGCCAGTCGTTTGA
- a CDS encoding FKBP-type peptidyl-prolyl cis-trans isomerase yields the protein MPIVTTSSGLQIEDIIVGSGPKATSGQHVIVHYTGWLADGKKFDSSVDRNEPFRFPLDGRHVIAGWEEGVPGMNVGGIRKLTIPAELAYGARGAGKLIPPHARLVFEIELLDIA from the coding sequence ATGCCAATCGTCACCACCTCCAGCGGTCTGCAGATCGAAGACATCATCGTCGGCAGCGGCCCGAAGGCGACCTCCGGCCAGCACGTCATCGTCCATTACACTGGCTGGCTGGCCGATGGCAAGAAATTCGATTCGAGCGTCGACCGCAACGAGCCCTTCCGCTTTCCTCTCGACGGGCGCCACGTCATCGCCGGCTGGGAAGAGGGGGTTCCTGGAATGAACGTCGGTGGCATCCGCAAGCTGACGATTCCGGCCGAGCTGGCCTACGGTGCGCGCGGCGCGGGCAAGCTGATCCCGCCACACGCCAGGCTGGTGTTCGAGATCGAGTTGCTCGACATCGCCTGA
- a CDS encoding sugar transferase — MKRLLDLALASMAALLFLLPATLIALLIKLTSRGPALYWSDRVGQHNRVFRMPKFRSMRLGTPAVATHLLADPQAYLTPVGSFLRRSSLDELPQLWSVLVGDMSLVGPRPALYNQHDLIELRTQRGVHSLLPGLTGWAQVNGRDELPIPDKVEYDVEYLRNQSAWLDLRILCLTAAKVLFRDGVSH; from the coding sequence ATGAAGCGTCTGCTCGACCTGGCCCTTGCAAGCATGGCGGCGCTCCTCTTCCTGCTGCCGGCGACCCTGATCGCATTGCTCATCAAATTGACGTCCCGCGGCCCGGCTCTCTACTGGTCTGATCGCGTCGGCCAGCACAACCGCGTCTTCCGGATGCCCAAGTTCCGCAGCATGCGGCTCGGTACACCGGCTGTGGCAACCCACCTGCTGGCGGATCCGCAGGCGTACCTGACTCCTGTCGGATCGTTTCTGCGCCGCTCGAGTCTTGACGAACTGCCGCAACTGTGGAGCGTCCTGGTCGGCGACATGAGCCTCGTCGGACCGCGACCGGCCCTGTACAACCAGCACGATCTCATCGAGTTGCGAACGCAGCGCGGCGTCCACAGCCTGCTTCCCGGGCTGACGGGTTGGGCACAGGTGAATGGCCGCGATGAGCTGCCGATCCCCGACAAGGTCGAATACGACGTCGAGTATCTGCGCAACCAATCCGCATGGCTCGATCTGCGCATACTCTGCCTGACAGCCGCCAAGGTCTTGTTCCGCGATGGCGTCAGCCATTAG
- a CDS encoding SAM-dependent chlorinase/fluorinase — protein MIVLFTDFGIDDPYVGQMKAALLRAGRRDMPIVDLLHRVPDFAARAGAHLLAALQSTFDRGSVFLAVVDPGVGSDRQAVVVEADGKYYVGPDNGLLSVVAARARERRYWRIVWQPEWLSTSFHGRDLFAPVAARIAAGDWPAGWLAASDGLQQTLPVDDLAEIIYVDHYGNAMTGMRAANLPQQARLRLGRRHVPRARVFAEAAAGEAFWYGNSIGLAEIAVNRGSAASLLLLAPGSPVEVVG, from the coding sequence ATGATCGTCCTGTTCACCGATTTTGGCATCGATGACCCCTACGTCGGGCAGATGAAGGCAGCGCTGCTGCGGGCGGGCCGCCGTGACATGCCGATCGTCGATCTGCTGCACCGCGTACCCGACTTCGCCGCGCGCGCCGGCGCTCATCTGCTGGCTGCGCTGCAATCCACCTTCGACCGTGGCAGCGTCTTTCTCGCGGTGGTGGACCCGGGGGTCGGCAGCGATCGCCAGGCGGTGGTCGTGGAGGCAGACGGCAAGTACTATGTCGGCCCGGACAATGGCCTGCTGTCCGTGGTGGCAGCGCGTGCCCGCGAGCGGCGATACTGGCGCATCGTCTGGCAGCCCGAATGGCTGTCGACCTCGTTCCACGGGCGCGACCTGTTTGCTCCGGTCGCTGCCCGCATCGCCGCCGGCGACTGGCCGGCAGGCTGGCTGGCAGCGAGCGACGGGCTGCAGCAGACTCTGCCGGTCGACGACCTGGCGGAAATCATCTATGTCGATCACTATGGCAATGCGATGACCGGGATGCGGGCAGCGAACCTGCCGCAGCAGGCGAGACTGCGGCTTGGCAGGCGACACGTACCGCGGGCGCGAGTCTTCGCCGAGGCTGCTGCCGGTGAGGCGTTCTGGTACGGGAACAGCATCGGTCTCGCAGAAATCGCCGTCAACCGCGGCAGTGCCGCATCGCTCCTGCTGTTGGCTCCAGGGTCGCCGGTGGAAGTCGTCGGCTGA
- a CDS encoding VanZ family protein: MFGSNGDATVGAGRTGRPLPRPTRLPLYLALAYLVLVVYASLYPFANWRHLGVAPLDFLDAGWPRYWTAFDLAVNVFAYLPLGFLLTLALRHLPGGRAAAVTVAVLVGSLLSLGLECLQNWLPARVPSNLDLACNAAGTAIGALLGAWNGKRILRRIAGLQQQLLAPTAQAEAGLVLLAIWLLTQSSPETLLFGCGDLRNVLELTPAVPYAAHSFFVLEAAIIGCNTVVIGLFVRTLLADRSPTHLALLAFFSLALVIRTLAAAVLVAPQEAFAWLTPGAEVGLLIGGVLLALSLLLPASMRVALAAVALMAGTALVNLTPANPYSEAALAAWKQGHFLNFNGLTRWMASLWPFLALPYLTAVGRRL; the protein is encoded by the coding sequence ATGTTCGGGTCGAACGGCGACGCGACGGTCGGCGCCGGACGGACCGGTCGGCCACTGCCCCGACCGACACGCCTGCCACTCTACCTGGCGCTGGCCTATCTGGTGCTGGTCGTCTACGCCAGCCTTTACCCCTTCGCCAACTGGCGCCATCTCGGCGTTGCACCGCTGGACTTCCTCGACGCGGGCTGGCCACGCTACTGGACCGCTTTCGATCTCGCCGTCAATGTCTTCGCCTACCTGCCCCTCGGTTTTCTGCTGACCCTGGCTTTGCGGCACCTGCCGGGCGGACGCGCGGCGGCGGTGACGGTGGCGGTGCTCGTCGGCAGCCTGCTCAGTCTCGGCCTCGAGTGCCTACAGAACTGGTTGCCGGCCCGCGTACCTTCGAATCTCGATCTGGCCTGCAACGCCGCCGGTACGGCAATCGGCGCGCTGCTCGGTGCCTGGAATGGCAAGCGCATCCTGCGCCGAATCGCTGGCCTGCAACAGCAACTGCTCGCTCCGACGGCGCAGGCCGAGGCCGGGCTCGTACTCCTCGCCATCTGGCTGCTGACCCAGTCCTCTCCGGAGACCCTGCTCTTCGGCTGCGGCGACCTGCGCAACGTACTCGAGCTGACGCCGGCCGTCCCCTATGCAGCACACTCCTTCTTCGTCCTCGAAGCGGCGATCATCGGCTGCAACACGGTCGTCATCGGCCTGTTTGTACGCACCCTGCTCGCCGACCGCTCGCCGACGCACCTGGCGCTGCTTGCCTTCTTCAGCCTCGCGCTGGTGATCAGGACGCTGGCCGCGGCGGTCCTGGTCGCGCCGCAGGAGGCCTTCGCCTGGCTGACTCCCGGTGCCGAGGTCGGCTTGCTGATTGGCGGCGTCCTGCTTGCCCTGAGCCTGTTGCTGCCGGCATCGATGCGCGTGGCCCTGGCCGCGGTGGCGCTGATGGCGGGCACGGCCCTGGTCAACCTGACGCCGGCCAACCCTTATTCCGAAGCGGCACTCGCGGCCTGGAAACAGGGCCATTTTCTCAACTTCAACGGTCTCACGCGCTGGATGGCCAGCCTCTGGCCCTTCCTGGCACTGCCCTACCTGACCGCTGTCGGCCGCCGCCTCTGA